From one Pontibacillus sp. HMF3514 genomic stretch:
- a CDS encoding HD-GYP domain-containing protein, whose amino-acid sequence MRLINVSEYNYENMVLAKPVYDSKKRILIAAGKSINPRVLDRVKNMGVSYLFIEDEISKGIDIEDMLDMPKWTDCIQTIKEYFEQAQNEDAPNILPIQKVADQLIEEVKKRPTLVTIPSGAIDQELQPYAHAVNVTILSLLTAKKMGYNNIQMKELALGTLLHDIGKAITDEYSNHQEEGFNHLRSNRQISLMSAHIAYQHHETIDGKGAPRQLTEVLEVGQIAGVANNYENHISKEQLLPHQAMEAIMATSDVTYSFGVVQAFSQAVPTYPPGTKVIIASKEDGIVTRVQQHLQRPVVRVLSKGRDIDLADHPTLMIEPM is encoded by the coding sequence GTGAGACTTATAAATGTTTCTGAATATAACTATGAGAATATGGTACTAGCTAAACCTGTTTATGATTCTAAAAAGCGAATTTTAATCGCTGCAGGGAAAAGTATTAACCCTAGAGTTTTAGATCGTGTGAAAAATATGGGGGTTAGCTATCTTTTTATTGAAGATGAAATATCTAAGGGAATTGATATTGAGGATATGCTAGATATGCCTAAATGGACAGATTGTATTCAAACGATAAAAGAGTATTTTGAACAAGCTCAGAATGAAGATGCACCTAATATTCTCCCTATTCAAAAGGTAGCCGACCAATTAATTGAAGAAGTAAAGAAAAGACCGACGCTGGTAACCATTCCATCTGGTGCTATTGACCAAGAGCTTCAACCTTACGCGCATGCTGTAAACGTCACGATCCTATCATTACTAACAGCGAAAAAAATGGGTTATAACAACATTCAGATGAAAGAACTTGCCCTAGGTACCCTCTTACATGATATCGGTAAAGCCATTACAGACGAATACAGTAATCACCAAGAAGAAGGGTTTAACCATTTGAGAAGCAACCGACAAATCAGCCTAATGTCAGCGCATATTGCATATCAACACCATGAAACGATTGATGGAAAAGGCGCTCCACGACAACTAACTGAAGTATTAGAGGTAGGTCAAATAGCTGGTGTTGCAAACAACTATGAAAATCACATCTCAAAAGAACAATTGTTACCGCATCAAGCCATGGAGGCCATTATGGCTACTTCAGATGTGACGTACAGCTTTGGAGTCGTTCAAGCTTTTAGTCAAGCCGTTCCTACATACCCTCCAGGAACAAAAGTTATAATTGCATCAAAAGAAGACGGGATCGTTACCCGTGTACAACAACACTTACAAAGACCCGTTGTGCGCGTTTTATCCAAGGGACGCGATATTGATTTAGCAGATCACCCTACTTTGATGATTGAGCCTATGTAA
- a CDS encoding transposase has product MARNPRIWYPGAMFHITARGNRGSSLFNDEADYNQYLDLVKLCQSEYPFKLHAYCLMTNHIHLLIEVDNHTSGEIMKFIQFKYAKYYNKRYEVTGHLFQGRYYASVIKSIDYLLEVSKYIHLNPVKAGIVLSPESYRWSSYNIYMMSDKNDGFVDTGKVLKHFITPKQKQYKEYVNE; this is encoded by the coding sequence ATGGCTAGGAATCCAAGGATTTGGTATCCTGGAGCAATGTTTCATATCACAGCTCGGGGGAATCGTGGGAGTAGTTTGTTTAATGATGAAGCAGATTATAATCAATATTTAGATCTGGTGAAACTATGTCAATCAGAGTATCCCTTTAAGCTTCACGCTTATTGCTTAATGACGAATCATATTCATTTGTTAATTGAAGTAGATAATCATACAAGTGGAGAGATTATGAAGTTTATTCAATTTAAGTACGCAAAGTATTATAACAAGCGGTATGAAGTCACAGGTCATCTATTTCAAGGACGTTACTACGCCAGTGTGATTAAATCTATTGATTATCTGCTAGAGGTGAGTAAATATATACATTTAAACCCTGTAAAGGCTGGGATTGTTTTATCACCTGAGTCTTACAGATGGAGTAGCTATAATATCTATATGATGAGTGATAAAAATGACGGTTTTGTAGATACTGGTAAAGTACTGAAACATTTTATAACTCCTAAGCAAAAACAGTACAAAGAATATGTAAATGAATAA
- a CDS encoding LacI family DNA-binding transcriptional regulator, with translation MATIKDVAKRAGVAVSTASYALNGVKKVSDATLQKVLQAAEELHYQKNGFASDLKRTKTNTIALILHDLSGPFYSELIRGIQEVTTANGYDLIACSAIGGDDSTATKFLKEKRVDGAIVLAHNVSDDIIQSSANADFPVVVLDRHLDNPHILHVEVDNYQGGRIATEHLIEKGHKSIAFISGPKNSHDSDMRYKGYRDALEKHNLTFQSRFKFTGDFQRESGYRSTKMLIAQQNLPDAIFYANDEMAIGGLKAFADNGIRVPEDISIIGFDDIQISEYLNPPLTTIRQPKYEVGALSAHMIFQLFTGEDVEKHYSLVTELVERESVK, from the coding sequence ATGGCGACGATTAAAGATGTAGCCAAGCGAGCGGGTGTAGCTGTCTCAACAGCTTCCTATGCTTTGAATGGTGTGAAGAAGGTAAGCGATGCTACGTTACAAAAAGTATTACAAGCTGCCGAAGAATTACATTATCAGAAGAATGGATTCGCATCAGATTTAAAGAGAACCAAAACGAATACGATTGCTTTAATATTACATGATTTATCTGGACCGTTCTATTCTGAGTTAATTAGAGGGATCCAAGAGGTGACGACAGCTAATGGATACGATCTAATTGCTTGTAGTGCGATAGGTGGAGATGATTCCACGGCTACAAAGTTTTTAAAAGAGAAAAGAGTAGATGGCGCAATTGTTCTGGCTCACAATGTAAGTGATGATATTATTCAATCATCTGCCAATGCTGATTTTCCTGTTGTCGTTTTGGATCGTCATCTAGATAATCCGCATATTCTCCATGTAGAAGTAGACAATTATCAAGGTGGGAGGATAGCGACAGAGCATTTGATTGAGAAAGGGCACAAATCGATTGCGTTTATTAGTGGTCCCAAAAACTCGCATGATAGTGATATGCGTTATAAAGGGTATCGAGATGCATTAGAGAAGCATAATCTTACCTTCCAATCTCGTTTTAAGTTCACGGGGGATTTTCAGAGAGAAAGCGGATATCGCTCAACAAAGATGTTAATCGCTCAACAAAACTTACCAGACGCTATCTTTTATGCCAATGATGAAATGGCGATCGGTGGATTGAAAGCCTTTGCTGATAATGGGATACGTGTGCCAGAGGACATTTCGATTATTGGTTTTGATGATATACAAATTTCCGAGTATTTAAATCCACCATTAACCACCATTCGTCAGCCAAAATACGAAGTAGGCGCTTTGTCAGCTCATATGATTTTTCAACTGTTCACTGGAGAAGACGTTGAGAAGCATTATAGTTTGGTTACGGAGTTAGTGGAGCGAGAATCTGTGAAGTAG
- a CDS encoding carbohydrate ABC transporter permease — protein sequence MASRDNKNRIEKTIVTILLVLGGFLVSIPFLWMILSAFKPESEVLAFPPTIFPENPTIENFVHLFTKLDFGIYFMNTVIIVFASFVGLLFNAMAGYGFAKYSFKGRDKLFFLVLATMMIPGQVTMIPVYLLLNEVGLTNTMVGIILPGLAVAFSIFLFRQFMTTVPDDLIEAARLDGAGEFYIFFRLIIPVAKPIFAVQGILTFIAGWNSFIWPLIIASDDSLYTLSVGLSLLQGQYASNFALQMAGAAFMVIPIIIIFSFFQKYIVEGFTMSGIK from the coding sequence ATGGCAAGTCGAGACAACAAAAATCGCATCGAGAAAACCATTGTAACCATATTATTGGTATTGGGTGGATTTCTCGTATCGATTCCTTTTTTATGGATGATCTTGAGTGCGTTTAAACCCGAAAGTGAAGTGTTAGCGTTTCCACCTACCATATTCCCGGAAAATCCTACAATTGAAAACTTTGTTCATTTATTTACTAAGCTAGATTTTGGTATTTACTTTATGAATACGGTTATCATCGTTTTTGCATCCTTTGTTGGGTTATTATTTAATGCTATGGCTGGTTATGGGTTTGCTAAGTATTCCTTTAAAGGAAGAGATAAATTGTTCTTTTTAGTGCTTGCAACCATGATGATCCCAGGACAGGTAACAATGATTCCTGTTTATCTTCTATTAAATGAAGTAGGATTAACGAATACTATGGTTGGGATTATTCTTCCTGGTCTTGCTGTAGCGTTTAGTATTTTCTTATTTAGACAGTTTATGACGACTGTACCAGATGATTTGATAGAAGCAGCTCGGTTAGATGGGGCAGGAGAGTTTTATATCTTCTTCCGGTTAATTATACCTGTAGCAAAACCGATATTTGCTGTACAAGGGATTTTAACGTTTATTGCCGGTTGGAACAGCTTTATCTGGCCATTAATCATCGCGAGTGATGATAGCTTATACACACTATCAGTAGGACTTTCCTTGTTACAAGGACAATACGCAAGTAACTTTGCACTCCAAATGGCAGGGGCAGCATTTATGGTGATCCCGATCATAATTATCTTCTCCTTCTTCCAAAAATACATTGTAGAAGGATTTACAATGTCGGGTATCAAATAG
- a CDS encoding carbohydrate ABC transporter permease yields MNRLSGKPINKFPYLFIAPAVILLVIFFIIPIIIAFGVSFTDMDLKGLANFSNVSFVGLENYTDLFSDEKFLKSIYNTAFYVVIGVPLVIISSLSVALMLNYGSNWLFRTFRGVYYMPSITNIVAIAVIWGYLYNTDYGLLNYILSLISIDKIPWLQEPTIAKISLIILAVWKGIGINMIIFLAALQGIPKSYYEAAEMDGANRIQILFNVTLPLLRYATFFVTVTTLIGWMQFFEEPFVMTDGGPLNGTLSVALFIYKEGFQFSEFGYAAAASFVLFIMIIIVTLVQFKFSKSEADY; encoded by the coding sequence ATGAACCGTTTATCTGGCAAACCCATTAATAAATTTCCTTATCTATTCATTGCACCAGCCGTAATTTTATTGGTTATCTTTTTCATCATTCCGATTATTATTGCTTTTGGCGTTAGCTTTACGGATATGGATTTAAAAGGGTTAGCTAATTTTTCTAATGTAAGTTTTGTTGGTTTGGAGAATTATACTGATTTGTTCTCAGATGAAAAGTTTCTAAAATCGATCTACAATACAGCGTTTTATGTTGTGATTGGGGTACCGTTAGTTATTATATCTTCTCTGTCTGTTGCTCTTATGCTTAACTATGGAAGTAATTGGCTCTTCAGGACCTTTCGAGGGGTTTATTACATGCCATCAATCACAAATATTGTTGCAATTGCTGTGATTTGGGGATATTTATACAACACGGACTATGGATTGCTTAACTATATTCTTTCATTGATTAGTATCGATAAGATTCCTTGGTTGCAGGAACCGACAATTGCTAAAATTTCATTAATTATTTTGGCTGTTTGGAAAGGGATCGGAATTAATATGATCATCTTTTTAGCTGCATTGCAAGGTATTCCGAAAAGCTATTATGAAGCAGCTGAAATGGATGGGGCAAATCGAATTCAAATTTTATTTAATGTCACACTACCTCTGTTGCGATATGCGACATTCTTTGTAACGGTTACAACCTTAATTGGATGGATGCAATTTTTCGAGGAACCTTTTGTCATGACAGACGGTGGTCCACTAAATGGGACATTATCTGTTGCGTTATTTATATATAAGGAAGGTTTCCAGTTCAGTGAATTTGGATATGCTGCAGCTGCATCGTTTGTATTATTTATCATGATCATCATTGTAACATTGGTTCAATTTAAGTTTAGTAAATCGGAAGCAGATTATTAA
- a CDS encoding sugar ABC transporter substrate-binding protein has protein sequence MKKLLVLFSMMALSLVLVACSGSNDGESADGEKTLKVWAMGEEGKKLKDFVKDFEENNPKITVDVQAIPWGKAHDKLLTAVASGNGPDVLQIGTTWVPEFAEAGAFKDLSEHMDEYESFDQDNFFEGSVSTMKYNDQVVGVPWYVDTRVMYYRTDLLKEVGYDKAPDTWSELQKAAKKLAERGEGQYGIDIDRNDQINPFIFAWQNGYEADLANKDLNFDSPEFKEAMKYYVSYFEKGLSQKEKGGDIIQGFKTGKKPIFFSGPWMIDIIQDKAPSIDGKWATAVMPKKESRTSSMGGSNLAVFHNTDKVDASLKFISHMTQVDTQLDWLETSNTLPSRTEAWEDAALKDDPMYETFGKQLEQTKAGIQTEQFERIAQELLATLEKVVVGDADLEKELEKFNKTAQELITED, from the coding sequence ATGAAAAAATTATTAGTTCTATTTTCGATGATGGCTTTATCTCTTGTATTAGTAGCTTGTTCTGGAAGCAATGATGGTGAATCGGCAGATGGTGAAAAGACGTTAAAGGTATGGGCAATGGGTGAAGAAGGTAAGAAACTTAAGGATTTTGTAAAAGATTTTGAAGAGAATAATCCGAAAATCACTGTAGATGTACAAGCTATTCCTTGGGGAAAAGCTCATGACAAATTATTAACTGCTGTTGCATCAGGAAATGGACCAGATGTGTTACAGATCGGAACAACTTGGGTTCCAGAGTTCGCTGAAGCGGGTGCATTTAAGGATTTATCTGAACACATGGATGAATATGAATCATTTGATCAAGACAATTTCTTCGAAGGATCAGTTTCGACAATGAAATATAACGATCAAGTTGTAGGGGTTCCTTGGTATGTTGATACACGCGTTATGTATTACCGCACAGACTTATTAAAAGAAGTAGGCTATGACAAGGCACCAGATACATGGTCTGAATTGCAGAAAGCTGCGAAAAAACTAGCTGAACGCGGTGAAGGACAGTATGGAATTGACATTGACCGAAATGACCAAATCAATCCATTTATTTTTGCTTGGCAGAATGGATATGAAGCTGATCTTGCCAATAAGGATTTGAATTTTGATAGTCCTGAATTTAAAGAAGCGATGAAGTATTATGTGAGTTATTTTGAAAAAGGACTTAGTCAAAAAGAAAAAGGCGGGGACATTATCCAAGGTTTCAAGACTGGGAAAAAGCCAATCTTCTTTAGTGGTCCATGGATGATTGACATTATTCAAGATAAGGCACCAAGTATTGATGGTAAATGGGCAACAGCTGTAATGCCTAAGAAAGAATCTAGAACGTCAAGCATGGGTGGTTCAAACCTTGCTGTATTCCATAACACTGATAAAGTGGATGCTTCACTGAAGTTTATTTCTCATATGACACAAGTAGATACACAATTAGATTGGTTAGAAACGTCTAATACATTACCTTCTCGTACAGAAGCATGGGAAGACGCTGCATTAAAAGACGATCCAATGTATGAAACATTTGGAAAGCAACTTGAACAAACAAAAGCTGGTATTCAAACCGAACAATTTGAACGTATTGCACAAGAACTATTAGCAACATTAGAAAAAGTGGTTGTAGGAGATGCGGATTTAGAAAAAGAACTAGAGAAATTCAATAAGACCGCGCAAGAATTAATTACAGAAGATTAA
- a CDS encoding glycoside hydrolase family 3 N-terminal domain-containing protein → MRNDQLESLLNKMTLQEKVGQLVQLATPFFKGASDRGHITGPMVDMNITEEDIEQAGSVLGASGAQETINIQKKHLEDNRLGIPLLFMSDIVHGFKTIFPVPLAIGGSWDLDLAEKSAEVAAKEAAVSGVHVTYAPMVDLSREPRWGRVMEATGEDVFLNSEFARSFVRGFQGDLQNDPYKVASCVKHFAAYGAPEGGRDYNTVDMSEWMLREQYLPAYKAALDEGCEMVMTAFNILNGIPSTGNKHLMRKVLREEFEFDGVLISDWGAVKELIPHGVAEDEKEAALKAAEAGVDIEMMTSCYVNYLQALIEEGELKEEVLNEAVLRILQLKQKLGLFENPYRSANPEEEKSVILSDEHRQVARDLASKSIVLLKNDQKTLPLGTSENVALIGPFTKSTDILGPWSWGGESKDTITVETGLRQYVSSENLSIAEGCGIEKGSQELVDEALKTAEGAETVVLALGEHSDMSGEAGSLTDIRLPQVQLDLIKEIRALGKKVITVLFNGRPLDLHGVIEHSDAIVEAWYPGTEGGNAVADILVGEVNPSARLTMSFPHSVGQVPIYYNHYNTGRPQELNDPDFRFQSQYLDAPNTPLYPFGYGLSYSTFEYSEVTLSSETISKTDTLIASVQVTNTGEVAGEEVVQLYIRDLVGEVVRPVRELKGFEKIHLEPGKSKTVEFTITEEQLRYYHADMELKSDKGKFQVFIGENCTVENGKMFELK, encoded by the coding sequence ATGAGAAACGACCAACTAGAATCATTACTAAATAAAATGACTTTACAGGAGAAAGTTGGACAACTTGTTCAATTAGCTACCCCCTTTTTTAAAGGAGCTTCAGACCGAGGGCATATTACAGGACCTATGGTAGACATGAACATTACTGAAGAAGATATTGAACAAGCTGGATCCGTACTAGGAGCTTCCGGCGCTCAAGAAACGATCAATATCCAGAAAAAACATTTAGAGGATAACCGTCTTGGAATTCCTTTATTATTTATGTCCGATATTGTACACGGTTTCAAAACCATATTCCCTGTACCCTTAGCAATAGGCGGCTCATGGGATTTAGACTTAGCTGAAAAAAGCGCAGAAGTTGCCGCAAAAGAAGCAGCTGTTTCAGGTGTTCATGTAACCTATGCACCTATGGTTGACCTATCCCGAGAACCTAGATGGGGACGTGTAATGGAGGCAACCGGAGAAGACGTATTTTTAAATAGCGAATTCGCACGTTCATTTGTGAGAGGTTTCCAAGGAGACTTACAGAACGACCCTTATAAAGTCGCTTCATGTGTGAAACATTTTGCAGCATACGGGGCTCCAGAAGGCGGTCGTGATTACAATACGGTAGATATGTCTGAATGGATGCTACGTGAACAGTACCTTCCTGCATATAAAGCCGCCCTTGATGAAGGCTGTGAAATGGTTATGACAGCCTTCAATATTTTAAATGGAATCCCTTCTACAGGAAACAAACACCTCATGCGAAAAGTCCTTCGTGAAGAATTTGAATTCGATGGTGTATTGATTTCTGACTGGGGTGCAGTGAAAGAGTTGATACCACATGGTGTTGCAGAAGATGAGAAAGAAGCCGCTCTAAAAGCAGCCGAAGCAGGCGTGGACATTGAAATGATGACGTCTTGCTATGTGAATTATTTGCAAGCTTTAATTGAAGAAGGCGAGCTAAAAGAAGAGGTTCTCAATGAAGCTGTCTTACGAATTTTGCAATTAAAACAAAAGCTTGGCTTATTCGAGAACCCTTACCGTTCTGCTAATCCAGAGGAAGAGAAAAGCGTGATTTTATCAGATGAACATCGTCAGGTAGCTAGAGACCTTGCATCTAAATCAATCGTGCTATTGAAAAATGATCAAAAAACACTTCCGTTAGGCACAAGTGAAAATGTAGCACTCATCGGTCCTTTCACAAAAAGCACAGATATACTTGGACCATGGTCATGGGGTGGCGAAAGCAAGGATACCATAACCGTTGAAACAGGGTTACGTCAGTACGTTTCCTCAGAAAACCTCTCTATTGCAGAAGGCTGTGGAATTGAAAAAGGTTCACAAGAGTTGGTTGATGAAGCCTTGAAAACTGCGGAGGGTGCTGAGACCGTAGTTTTAGCGCTTGGGGAACATTCGGATATGAGCGGAGAAGCAGGATCGTTAACGGACATCCGCCTACCACAAGTTCAACTGGATTTAATCAAAGAAATCCGTGCTTTAGGCAAAAAAGTGATCACTGTACTGTTTAACGGACGACCACTTGATTTACACGGAGTTATTGAACATTCTGATGCGATTGTTGAAGCATGGTACCCAGGTACAGAAGGCGGAAACGCTGTTGCAGATATTTTGGTTGGTGAGGTAAACCCTTCAGCACGCCTGACCATGTCCTTCCCTCACTCAGTTGGACAGGTGCCGATTTATTACAACCACTATAATACAGGACGTCCACAAGAATTGAATGACCCTGACTTTCGTTTCCAATCTCAGTATCTAGACGCACCGAACACCCCACTCTACCCATTTGGTTATGGATTAAGTTATAGTACGTTTGAATATAGTGAAGTTACATTGTCATCTGAAACCATTAGTAAAACTGATACTCTTATCGCTTCTGTGCAAGTCACAAACACGGGAGAAGTTGCAGGCGAAGAAGTCGTTCAACTCTATATCCGCGACCTCGTGGGAGAAGTTGTGCGTCCAGTTCGAGAATTAAAAGGATTCGAGAAAATCCACCTAGAACCTGGCAAGTCCAAAACTGTTGAATTCACCATTACAGAAGAACAACTTCGCTATTACCATGCCGACATGGAACTTAAGAGCGATAAAGGTAAATTCCAAGTATTTATAGGAGAAAACTGTACAGTAGAAAACGGAAAAATGTTCGAATTGAAGTAG
- a CDS encoding LLM class flavin-dependent oxidoreductase has protein sequence MRYGYWLPIFGGWLRNVEDEGMPSTFEYAKNVIQQGEQLGFDTTLIAELYLNDIKGPEHDSLEAWTTAAGLAAVTETTEIMAAVRPNFHNPAITAKMASNIDHISGGRFTLNVVSAWWEEEAKQYGGAFTAHDERYDRTDEFLEIVKGLWAEENETYSYKGQFYEIEDTHLHPKPVQKPNPKLYAGGESPRGKQTIVDHCDAYVMHGGTVEEVKTKIDDMKRRREEAGKPPFQSFGMAAYVICRDTEQEAYDELNRITQVKESSAYAGYQDFTNKSQLEQQVKLLDYSVSNRGLRPELIGTPDQIADRILEFEEAGVDLLLLQCSPQLEEMERFSKQVMTLVEERRINKKELQT, from the coding sequence GTGAGATATGGTTATTGGCTACCGATTTTTGGAGGTTGGTTACGTAACGTAGAGGATGAGGGGATGCCTTCCACATTTGAATACGCAAAAAACGTAATCCAACAAGGAGAACAACTAGGGTTTGATACAACTTTAATCGCAGAACTTTATTTAAATGACATTAAGGGGCCAGAACATGACTCCCTTGAAGCCTGGACAACAGCAGCAGGCCTAGCAGCCGTTACAGAGACAACCGAAATCATGGCAGCGGTTCGCCCGAACTTTCATAACCCAGCGATCACGGCAAAAATGGCTTCCAACATTGATCACATTTCAGGAGGCCGCTTCACCTTAAATGTCGTCTCAGCCTGGTGGGAAGAAGAAGCCAAACAATATGGCGGAGCCTTTACAGCGCATGATGAACGATATGACAGAACCGATGAATTTTTAGAGATTGTAAAAGGCCTATGGGCAGAGGAAAACGAGACCTACTCTTATAAGGGACAATTTTATGAAATTGAAGACACCCACCTCCATCCTAAGCCGGTACAAAAACCAAACCCGAAGCTTTACGCAGGTGGGGAAAGCCCTCGAGGAAAACAAACGATTGTAGATCATTGTGACGCTTATGTCATGCATGGCGGCACCGTTGAGGAGGTCAAAACAAAAATTGATGATATGAAGCGTAGACGTGAAGAAGCTGGTAAACCTCCTTTCCAATCTTTCGGCATGGCAGCCTATGTCATATGCCGTGATACAGAACAGGAAGCTTATGATGAGCTTAATCGAATTACACAGGTAAAAGAATCAAGTGCTTATGCTGGGTATCAAGACTTCACTAACAAGTCCCAGCTCGAACAACAGGTTAAGCTATTAGATTACTCTGTATCAAACCGCGGATTACGCCCTGAACTCATTGGTACACCAGATCAAATTGCAGATCGCATTTTAGAATTTGAAGAGGCTGGAGTTGACCTCCTCCTACTTCAATGTTCACCACAGTTAGAAGAAATGGAACGCTTCAGTAAACAGGTTATGACTCTAGTTGAAGAAAGACGAATAAATAAAAAGGAGCTACAAACATGA
- a CDS encoding RimK family alpha-L-glutamate ligase: MSKIYILHENEEWTDHLTKRLEELHLPYECWHLDHGSIDLTKEPPQGVFYNRMSASSHTRDHRFAPEFTKAVLSWLERHGRTVVNGSRALSLELSKVEQYMNLNQSGVTTPKTIAALGKDEIVKAAKQLNLFPFITKHNRAGKGQGVQLFHSIQALEKYVYGKNFEEPVDGITLIQQYIDAPKPYIIRHEFVGGKFLYAVKVDTSEGFELCPADACSIEDQYCPTGAESQGGAKFEILTEYHDPIIEYYEQFLKANSIEVAGIEAIQDQNGQVYTYDVNTNTNYNTDAEQEANIYGMLQLAKYLGNQLYQKSPHQAS; encoded by the coding sequence ATGAGCAAAATTTATATATTACATGAAAATGAAGAATGGACCGATCACCTAACCAAACGTTTGGAAGAGTTGCACCTTCCCTACGAATGCTGGCACCTTGATCACGGATCCATTGATCTAACCAAGGAGCCACCTCAAGGAGTCTTTTATAACAGAATGAGTGCATCATCTCATACACGCGATCATCGTTTTGCCCCTGAATTTACAAAGGCTGTCCTTTCATGGTTGGAGCGCCATGGCAGAACTGTAGTTAATGGTAGTCGAGCTCTCAGTCTAGAATTAAGTAAAGTGGAGCAATATATGAACTTGAATCAAAGCGGGGTTACAACGCCCAAAACGATTGCTGCATTAGGGAAAGATGAAATCGTAAAGGCAGCTAAGCAACTAAACCTCTTCCCTTTTATCACAAAACATAATCGTGCCGGTAAGGGCCAAGGAGTTCAGCTCTTCCACTCCATTCAAGCTCTTGAGAAATATGTATATGGCAAGAACTTCGAGGAACCTGTAGATGGTATCACTTTAATACAGCAATATATTGATGCACCAAAACCTTATATTATCCGTCACGAATTTGTTGGTGGAAAGTTCCTTTACGCAGTGAAGGTTGATACATCTGAAGGCTTCGAACTTTGCCCTGCAGATGCTTGCTCCATTGAAGACCAATATTGCCCAACAGGAGCAGAGTCACAAGGTGGCGCTAAGTTTGAGATCTTAACTGAATATCACGATCCGATCATCGAATACTACGAACAATTCTTAAAAGCCAATTCGATTGAAGTAGCAGGAATAGAAGCGATTCAAGACCAAAACGGCCAAGTGTACACCTACGACGTTAATACGAATACAAACTATAATACGGACGCCGAACAAGAAGCGAATATCTATGGCATGCTTCAATTAGCTAAGTATTTAGGAAATCAACTTTATCAAAAATCTCCCCACCAAGCATCCTGA